The Diadema setosum chromosome 1, eeDiaSeto1, whole genome shotgun sequence genome has a window encoding:
- the LOC140235844 gene encoding retinol dehydrogenase 14-like: MGMGASSSLDEGKFSSPSSSQLWTVAGVAVSTGLLMYIKLRFRGSACQSTAKLTGKTALVTGANTGIGKETAADFAKRDARVILACRDVEKGKQAVEHIRKQTTGGELIVMKLDLASLASVNSFCDKFLDEIDRLDILVNNAGVFQTPYQKTVDGFELQFGVNHLGHFLLTNRLLDLLRKSAPSRIVIVSSSLHKRGKLDFSKLNPSEEDYNKAKAYADSKLANVLFGQELSRRLHGSGITTYTLHPGVINTELGRYLGFSTLFWAATYPLRWLLLKSPWYGAQTTIHCSVSEELVNVTGRYYGDCKEKPYPEVKGADDAVARKLWEVSERMTGLTAN, translated from the coding sequence ATGGGTATGGGCGCCAGTAGCAGCCTTGACGAGGGCAAATTTAGTTCTCCAAGCAGCTCTCAGCTGTGGACTGTCGCAGGTGTTGCTGTGAGTACAGGGTTGCTGATGTACATCAAGTTGAGGTTCAGGGGCAGTGCTTGTCAGAGTACTGCCAAACTCACGGGCAAGACTGCTCTGGTGACGGGTGCGAACACAGGCATCGGAAAGGAAACTGCAGCCGACTTTGCAAAGAGGGATGCCCGCGTCATTCTCGCATGTCGTGATGTCGAGAAGGGCAAGCAGGCTGTGGAGCACATCAGGAAACAGACGACTGGTGGAGAGCTAATAGTCATGAAGCTTGATTTAGCTTCACTTGCATCTGTGAACAGCTTCTGCGACAAGTTCCTGGATGAGATAGATAGACTAGATATTCTTGTCAACAATGCCGGTGTCTTCCAGACCCCCTACCAGAAGACCGTAGATGGTTTTGAATTGCAGTTTGGAGTCAACCATCTTGGCCATTTCTTGCTCACAAACAGACTGTTAGATCTTCTGAGGAAGTCTGCACCTTCACGCATTGTCATTGTGTCCTCATCATTGCATAAAAGGGGGAAACTTGATTTCTCGAAACTCAACCCCAGTGAAGAAGATTACAACAAGGCAAAAGCGTATGCTGATAGCAAACTGGCCAATGTGCTGTTTGGGCAGGAACTGAGCAGACGCCTCCATGGTTCTGGCATCACCACCTACACCCTGCATCCAGGTGTGATCAACACAGAGCTTGGACGGTATCTCGGTTTCTCTACATTATTTTGGGCAGCAACTTATCCCCTGCGCTGGTTGTTGCTGAAATCTCCGTGGTACGGTGCCCAGACAACTATTCACTGCTCTGTTTCAGAGGAGTTGGTGAATGTTACCGGGAGATACTACGGAGACTGCAAGGAGAAGCCGTACCCTGAAGTGAAAGGAGCAGATGATGCAGTTGCTAGGAAATTGTGGGAAGTGAGTGAAAGGATGACAGGACTGACAGCAAACTGA